From Humidesulfovibrio mexicanus:
CACTTGAGGAAGCCTTGACCGGGCCGACGAATACGCGGAGCTGGGTGGCGTCGGTCCACACGCTGCGCTACCTCGGCCGGGGGGAGCGCGCGCAGGCGGCGGCATTTGTCACCGCCCTCCTGGCCAAGCATCCCAACATGAGATGCAGTGTTGAAGGCGCAATACTGCTGGCCCATGCGCACTGGTGGGGAGAAGACGGCGTCGTTGCCGGATGGTTTGCCGACATGCGCGATGCCGCCAGCCCATTCACCGACCAAGCCTTCGGCGAACTTGTGTCGCTCCGGCACCTTGCCCGACCAGAGGACACCTGGTGCGCTGAACAGGTTCAGGCCACTCTCGACGGCAACGGTGCCGACCCCGATCGTTTGGCCCTGTGGCGGCTCGGCTGTGTCCATACCGCCGCCCATTGTTGGAAGGGTGAGGAGACTCGGCATCGGGCCACGGTACTGTTGGAGCAGCTTGGCCCGACTGCGGATGAAGTCACCGCCAAGGCGCTATTGACCACCTTCCGGCTGGCAGACCCCCTGCCGCTGGATGCGTATTCGGAGAGGCTTTTTCAATTGATTTTGGGGGCACCTCACCTTCTGGAAAAGGGGCACGAGCATTTCCTCGTGGAGGCCTTGTCCGCTGCTGTCGAGTGGCGTCCGGATCTGGTCTGGGGCATTTGCCATCGCATCGTAGCCATGGCAGGCATCCAGTTGGGAGACCATAGAACCCGTTGGCCGCTTGAGTCGGAGCACCTCGTTGGCATCGCGCTGACCCTGCATCGCCTCGCCGACTTCATGGAGAAGGGACTTGCCTTGTACGAGGACATGCTTGAGTTGGAAGCGCATGGGGCCAAGGATGCCCTGCGGGACATTGACCGACGTGTCCTGACGTAGGCAATTTCCTGCGGCTATCGTAGATTCTCTGCTTGTTCTGGAACTGCGGACAACACCTCGTCGGCAGTGAACCACCCATTTGCGACGACATGCGCCTGGGCCGAAGAGGGGTCAGCCGAATAGGCCACGAGCGCCAAGCTGGATTGAGCGCGGCTGCAGGTCACATAGAACAGGCGTCGAGTGGTATCCACGGAGGTTTCCTTGCCCGCTTGAACGTTCTTGATGTCGGTGGCCGTGGGTGCTTTGGCGCCAAACAACTTGTCAAAACTAAACCGAAAACCGCGGGCCTCCTCATCGTCCATAATGACCATGACGCGTTCGAACTCCAACCCCTTGACCCCCTGATGGGTATCGAATGGAGCCTCGTGCGCCACGTATGCGGCATACTGCTCTATCTCCGTGAATGAGCAATTGAGGAGCGAAACAAGTGCCGCAATCTTTTCGCTGACAGGATCCGCTTCGACGTCATCAGGGGTTTCTGGCTGTGAAGCTTGCAACGTAGCCAAGGCGGCTTTGAGGTTGTCCGGCACCTCAAAAAGATTGGTTTCAACGATGCTTGCTGTGATTGCTGCGCAGGTGGGGTGGCCATTGACCCAAAGGGCCATCACGCTGTCGACTGCTGCCTGGGCAACGCGAAGTTGCGCTATCGGATTCTCATGGTTTTTCAAGGCGTCCTTGCGAAGCAGTGGTGAGTGCTCTCGCACCAGCTTGGCCGTCGCGAACTTGTCAGCCGTCTGCTGGACCTGGGCCTTGACGAGCGGCAGGATGGAATGAGTGAAGAAACGTGTTGGTGCAAGACTGCCATCGAGAAGTCCGGTCCGGTATTCTTCGACAGAATACAACGATTCGAACAAGTTGAGAAATCCCATTCGCCGGGCTGCCATGCGATGTTCCAGGGTGAGGATTTTGCATTTGCTGGCAATGGTCCAATCCTGGTCGCCTGTCAGTCCCGCCATGTGGTCTCGGACTTTCTGCTCCAAGGCAGGTTTGTTGGGCACATCGATTGGAAACACAAAAAGCCGCGCCCAGCCTTCCGGGCTGTCGTCGCGCGGTTCCTGTTTGTGGGCATCAGCGCCATCACGGATTTGATTGATGAGCTGCACAATGCGTTGTGGACAGCGGTGATTGAGCTTCTTCTCGGGCCGCCCCCAGCTCTCTGGTATCTCTCGTTCAATCCGTTCCTTGCCGTCCGCATAGATGCGTTGCATCGTGTCACCGATTAGGCCGAGGCAAAAGCGGTCGGCATGGGCCTGCTGCACCACGAAGAGGGCGTCAATGAGCGCGCGGCTGGTGTCCTGGCTCTCGTCAATCAACAGAAACGGGAACTTCCCAACGAAGATGCGCTGCATGAGCGGTTTTGTGAGCAGGAAATCCGAGAATATTTTAACGACTTCACTGTGGTTTAGCGAATTCCGTTCCCGGTTGTCACCGTTGGGGTTGTATACGAATGTTTTGGTGTCAGCGAGCCGGTCCAATCGCCGCTGCTTGGATTCGATCTGGGTTTGGCGGGCGATCGACGCTTTGCCCGCTCGGCCCTTTGCCTCGGCGGCTTGTAACTCGGCGATCTCGCGCGGGAGGTTGTCCTTCAGCCAGGCGCGGATGTCGGAGTTGAAACCCTGGATTTGCGACCACGCGAAGCTGTGGATGGTGCGCACGACGAACAGCGGATCGTATTCGGTTCGGCGGGTGATCTCGTCGCAAGCGGCATTGGTGTAAGTGACGACGGCGATTTGTCGGCCGCGAAGGCGGAGAACATCCCGGTATGTCTTGGCCAGATAGTTCAGGGCGTTCACCAGCGAACGTGTCTTGCCCGACCCGGCGCCGGCAAAGAGGAAAAAACTGGTGGGGTTCTCAAGGCTCAAGTAGCCGGCCAGTTCATCTTCAACGTGATCGTCGAGCGTGACGTTTGAAGTAGTGGCAGGTGTGTTCACGCCGAGGCCTCCGCAGGAGCTTCGTCTGCTGGCGGCGCATCCCTGTTTTCTGCGATCTGCGCGAGACCAAGCTCGACCTGCTCTCGCTCAAGTTGGGCAGCCAGCCAGAGCAGCCCGTCTTTGATATAGGCCGGTGGCTTCAGGGACGCGGAGTCTTTGATTTTGAGCAGATCCAAGGCGAATTCGGCTTTCCCCCCACCTTCGAGTGCCTTCTTCAGGGCGATGCCCAGAGCAGCCAGGTCGGCGCTATTCTTGATGGCCTTGCGGAATTTATTAATGAGTCCGGTCCCCGGCAACGTTTTGAACAGGTCGATATTCGCCATCACTATCGCGTCTTCCAAGGTGTAGGACAGCGCCTCGGCGGTTACGCCTTTGAACGTCGCGGAGATGGGCGACTGGTAGGCCACGCGCACCGAGAATCTCTCATCGGCGTAGACTTTGACCTTCTCATCTTCGGGTTTGTCGAGGAGGGGGTCAAGGTCTGTGATAGCGGGCCACCATTTTCGAAGGGTTGTATTGCGGGTTGTGTAGCCAGCGTTCCGAACCGGCGGCGCGGGGATTCCGTCGATGTCGCATGAATCGATGTCGGTGATGACCAGCGTGGTGAGCCCGATCTTCTCGATCAAACTGCGCATCTTGTGGGCATGGCTGCCGCCGATCTCAAGCCAAGTGATGTAGCTCTCCTTAAGCTTCTCGAACTCCGGGCGGAAGTCTACAAAATGGGGGACGAGGATGCGTTCGGCCGACCCCTCAATCAAAACGGCCGCATCGGCAAAGAACAGGTCACAGTGGGTGACGCGCAGGTAGCGTGTCACAAAGCGCTTGGTGTCCGGGGCGTCACCGAACGCGTCTTCCAGATTGACAACGCAGGAGGTCGGGATGGCTTTGCCACCGCCTGGTAGGCGCCGGAAATAGCGGAGCGATTCAAACTTGCACTCGTGAGCGATGTGGCTGGAATGGGTGCTGACCACTAGCTGCGTCACAAAATGTGAGTTCTCACCGAGGTCGGGGTGGTTGCGCAAAATCTTGTGCGCCTGGCGGATGAAAACCTGCTGCACCTGGGTGTGAAGATGCGCTTCGGGCTCTTCGATCAGCACTAAATGCAAAGGTGGAATGATCGTGTCGTCGGCAGCCTTGTACTTGGCCTTACCCAACCGCATCCAGCTGTCGCGAAACGCCATTAGGCGAAAAACCATGGAAATGAGGTTCTGGTAGCCTAGCCCGTTGGAGTCCTCCGGAAGATATAGAGCCGTGGTTTTCCCGCCATCATTAATAGGCACGGCGAATTGCACAGCGGCATCGTGGTTCAAACCTTCAACGGGGCGCAACCGTGTCGAGATGTCCAACTTCGGATCCGTGACTCCCGGATAGCCGAGCGTGTGCATCTCCTTGAGTGGATTCTTGAAGCCGTGGTTCAAGCGTAAGTTGAAGGCCTTTTGAGCTTCCTCAATCGCTTTGAGCGCAACAAGGTCTTCCGCGTCCGGGTTCTCGCAGGGGTCGAGATGGCGGGCATAGTACTGGCGGAGCTGCGTTGACAGCTTCCGCGATCCACTGACGCCACCGGTGGCGTCTTCGTCGCTGTCTTCACCGGGTACGCCGAAACCGCGTTGAGCGCTGATCTCGTCGATGCGGATGAGCCCACGAAACGGGTTGCCGTCAATGGGGTCGCTCCCATTGAGCAGCTGCGGCTTGGCCCTGCCATGCTCCGGATCGACGCAGGCGGCGGGGTCGAGCACGTAGGCCCTGACCGTGAAGGAAGCGGTCAGCTTGCGTTGTAGGAACTCGACAAGGTCCTGAGGCCAGATGGCCACCTGGAAGTCTGCGGCGGCCCCGCCTTGTTTTGCGGCCTGATCCGCACCGACCATTTGCAGTGTCAGCACTTGCGCTCGTGCGGTCACAAATTCCTTCTGCAACTGTGCGGAATCCTTCGGCTCCAGGCGCATCCGCACACCGAGCCGTCCGCCATCCCAATCGAGAGTCGGAAGGATCCTCTGGACGTAGTGCACT
This genomic window contains:
- a CDS encoding UvrD-helicase domain-containing protein, encoding MNTPATTSNVTLDDHVEDELAGYLSLENPTSFFLFAGAGSGKTRSLVNALNYLAKTYRDVLRLRGRQIAVVTYTNAACDEITRRTEYDPLFVVRTIHSFAWSQIQGFNSDIRAWLKDNLPREIAELQAAEAKGRAGKASIARQTQIESKQRRLDRLADTKTFVYNPNGDNRERNSLNHSEVVKIFSDFLLTKPLMQRIFVGKFPFLLIDESQDTSRALIDALFVVQQAHADRFCLGLIGDTMQRIYADGKERIEREIPESWGRPEKKLNHRCPQRIVQLINQIRDGADAHKQEPRDDSPEGWARLFVFPIDVPNKPALEQKVRDHMAGLTGDQDWTIASKCKILTLEHRMAARRMGFLNLFESLYSVEEYRTGLLDGSLAPTRFFTHSILPLVKAQVQQTADKFATAKLVREHSPLLRKDALKNHENPIAQLRVAQAAVDSVMALWVNGHPTCAAITASIVETNLFEVPDNLKAALATLQASQPETPDDVEADPVSEKIAALVSLLNCSFTEIEQYAAYVAHEAPFDTHQGVKGLEFERVMVIMDDEEARGFRFSFDKLFGAKAPTATDIKNVQAGKETSVDTTRRLFYVTCSRAQSSLALVAYSADPSSAQAHVVANGWFTADEVLSAVPEQAENLR
- a CDS encoding AAA family ATPase; protein product: MHIEFVEIANFRKLLSARVGLSPGKTVFVGANNSGKTSAMTALRYFLADRERSRFCINDFTLAHWPTIKEMGNSWEAAHAAGDELPVPEWDSVLPFLDVWLQVAKDEVHYVQRILPTLDWDGGRLGVRMRLEPKDSAQLQKEFVTARAQVLTLQMVGADQAAKQGGAAADFQVAIWPQDLVEFLQRKLTASFTVRAYVLDPAACVDPEHGRAKPQLLNGSDPIDGNPFRGLIRIDEISAQRGFGVPGEDSDEDATGGVSGSRKLSTQLRQYYARHLDPCENPDAEDLVALKAIEEAQKAFNLRLNHGFKNPLKEMHTLGYPGVTDPKLDISTRLRPVEGLNHDAAVQFAVPINDGGKTTALYLPEDSNGLGYQNLISMVFRLMAFRDSWMRLGKAKYKAADDTIIPPLHLVLIEEPEAHLHTQVQQVFIRQAHKILRNHPDLGENSHFVTQLVVSTHSSHIAHECKFESLRYFRRLPGGGKAIPTSCVVNLEDAFGDAPDTKRFVTRYLRVTHCDLFFADAAVLIEGSAERILVPHFVDFRPEFEKLKESYITWLEIGGSHAHKMRSLIEKIGLTTLVITDIDSCDIDGIPAPPVRNAGYTTRNTTLRKWWPAITDLDPLLDKPEDEKVKVYADERFSVRVAYQSPISATFKGVTAEALSYTLEDAIVMANIDLFKTLPGTGLINKFRKAIKNSADLAALGIALKKALEGGGKAEFALDLLKIKDSASLKPPAYIKDGLLWLAAQLEREQVELGLAQIAENRDAPPADEAPAEASA